In Leptolyngbya subtilissima AS-A7, the sequence TCGCACCTGATCGCGCCAATACTGCTAGGCCTTAATACTTCCCATGTCTGAGATTTTTTGCTAAGCCAACACAGCCTCAATTGTTGTACAATTCAGGGCAATCGGACGCAGTAACTTTTTTAGTCCAGCAATTTTCGCTTTGAAAACCAGGCGTGAATAAAAAGGGTTTGAAAAAACAGTACCGGAGTATCAAAACCGCCCGCTGCAATGATGGCTTCAATTTCAGACGGGATTAAAGCCGTGATATGCAGACGCCAGGCAGCGCGAACCTTCTCAATGTCGTCTTCACCCCAACCGGAGCCTCCGAGCATTCGCAGCCAAACTTCAAACAAGCTTTGATGAACCACAGGCGACAGGCCTAAAACTAGATCAGGACTGATCAGAATTCCGCCTGGGCAAAGGCGTTGGGCTATTTGACTGAAAAAGTGGCTCCGCTCGTCCGCTTCTTTAAAGAATTGAGACACCAACAGGCAAGTCGCCGCATCGAACGGGCCAGAAGCGGGCAACGAGTCAAGATAGCCTTCGTGGAACGTGCAACGCGAAACGATGCCGTTTTCTTCAGCCTTTTGACAGCAGATGTCCAACATCGCAGGCGCAGGCTCGACCGCCGTGAATTGACACTGCGGAAAGGCTTGTGCCAAAGCAATGATCTCCGTTCCAGTTCCGACGCCGACACACAAAATCCGCGCCTCAGCCGGAAGCTCAGCGAAAATCAGGCGTATTAACGAAAAGAGTGCATCGCGTCCCGATACCCAAAGAGCGGTTTTCCCGTCGTAGGAAGCCGCAACCTTTTGGTCAAACAGAATGGGTGACTGTTGATCTTCCATGATGAAAGCGAAGAAGGCCGCAGTAGCTGAGACGCGTCACGCAAAGCAATGACAGTACATTATCACTTTGCTTTCGCCTCCAAGGTTTCTAGGCGACTTTTGAGGTCCTGGTTAGACTTTTTCAGGTCGTCGAGCTCTTGGCGCAGTTTTTCCACCGCTTTGTCTTTGCCGATCGCTTTCTGAACATCCTGCACAGCTTCCTGGGCACGGCGACGCACCCGGCCATCGGGGGTGTGCTCGGCCAGGTTTTGCAGAATGCCCATCGATCGCCCAGTTTCAATGCCGCTCAAGCCCGATACCGCAGACACTTGGGTGAGAAAGAATGGTTCGCTGGCAATAGTTTCTAGTCGATCCAGAATGCGCTCTACGTTGGGTTTGCTCTGGCCTTTAGAGATCGCCCCGAGAGAGCGAATTGCAGCTAGTCGTAAGGCTTGGGGGGTGCCGGGTTCGGTGTATTTGAGCAACAGATCCAGCGCTTCTTCGGAGGATTTGAACTGGCTGAGGGCGGCGATCGCCCCCGATCTCACCGTCTCATTCCACCCCTGGCGCTCTTTGAGAATGGTGTCTAGCAGCTTGAGGGTTTTCTTATCTTTAGTTTTGCCCTCCAGATCAGCCGCACCAACTTTGCCAAGGGAGCGAATGGCGGCGGCTTCAACGTAATAGCTGAGGTCGCCTTTTTCCGCGATCGCCTTCAATGCCTTGAAGCTATCAGCAGTTTTAATGTCGCCGAGGGCTTCCACCACGGCTCGGCGCACACGGGCTTCAGGGTCTTGCAATCCTTTTAACAGGCCCTCGACGGCTTGGTCGAGCTTTACGGAGGCAAGCTGTTCAGCCACTTCGGCGCGAACGCCCCAGAAGGGTTCGTCGGTGAGGGCGGCGCTCAAGGCGGTAACGGCTTCAAGGTTGCCTTTTTTAGCCAAGGCGATCGCCGCCTCAATCCGCGATAGGGGGTCGGGGTCATGCTTGAGCTGCGCCTTGAGTTCTGCCACCGGATACTCCAGCTCTACGGTCTTGAGGTAGTGGTTGCCGATGTCAAAGCTAATAAAGTCGGGCTTTTTGTCGAGGGGGAAGAACAGCGCCTGCTCCCGCTCGTGGATGCGCACGGTGAACGGCTTGACCTCAACTTTGGCAGACTTCCCTTTGCCCAAAAACCCGAAGCCGATAGGAATTTTCAGATCGAACAAGCCGCTGGTGCTGCTGGTATCGCCGTCTTTGGCCTGGGTTTGGGTGATGGTGATTTTGGCCAGGTTGCTGTCGCCATCCCAGCTGTAGGCTACTTTGTAGTCGGGGTGACCACCGCGCAGCACGTACTGATCGAACAGGGGACGCAGGTTGCGGCCGGTGGCTTTGTCGATCGCTCGCAGCAGGTCGATGGTTTCCACTGTCTGGTGGGCGTTGTTCTGCACAAAGGTGTGGATTGCCTTCCAGAACAGGGTATCGCTCAGCTCGGCGCGAATCATGTGGTAGACGCAGGCCCCTTTCTCATAAATGTGGCGGTCATACAGCTCGATCGCCTCCCGATAGACATGGGTAACCATGGGGCGGCGGTAGCGGCTCTTGTCTTCGCTCAGATAGCTGCGGGCCTCGCCCAGGCGGTAGTAGGCGGCATCGTCGGGGCCATATTCCTGCTCGGTCCACATTACTTCGGAGTAGGTGGCCATGCCCTCTTTGACCCAGGCATGGCTCCAGTGGTTGATTACCAGCAGATCGCCAAACCACTGGTGGGCCAACTCATGGACGACCAGGGATTCAGAGTTGCGATTGTCGATCGCAGCGCGTTCATCCAGCAGGCAGCGATCGGTGAGAATGGTCACCGACGTGTTTTCCATGCCGCCAAAGATGAAGTCGGCGGCGCACACCTGGGCGTACTTGGGGAAGGCGTAGCGGTAGCCGTACTTTTCGCTTAAGAATTCCACCATGCGGGGCGTTTTGCCCATGGTGATTTGGCCCTGGTCTTTGCGGCCCTTCTCGACGTAGTAGGTGACCGGAATATCTTGCCACTGGTCTTGAATGACATCGAACTCGCCTACGGCCAAGGCCATCAGGTAGGTGGGATGCACCTGCTGCTG encodes:
- a CDS encoding class I SAM-dependent methyltransferase: MEDQQSPILFDQKVAASYDGKTALWVSGRDALFSLIRLIFAELPAEARILCVGVGTGTEIIALAQAFPQCQFTAVEPAPAMLDICCQKAEENGIVSRCTFHEGYLDSLPASGPFDAATCLLVSQFFKEADERSHFFSQIAQRLCPGGILISPDLVLGLSPVVHQSLFEVWLRMLGGSGWGEDDIEKVRAAWRLHITALIPSEIEAIIAAGGFDTPVLFFQTLFIHAWFSKRKLLD
- a CDS encoding M1 family metallopeptidase, translating into MSTARRTFQIESLQTDNNGYKSFEMPGAKPHYNPDRPGQVEHIALDLSLDLEQKVCAGTCKIRINPVRDGVDSLTLDAVNQQIESVKVGSAKQDFDYDGEQLIVRLKKPTIAGESFTVAIAYRLTQPERGIYFIGPDRHYPDKPVQVWTQGEDEDSRFWFPCFDYPGMLSTSEIKVRVPAAYQVVSNGELVSTTEDGDHKIYHWHQQQVHPTYLMALAVGEFDVIQDQWQDIPVTYYVEKGRKDQGQITMGKTPRMVEFLSEKYGYRYAFPKYAQVCAADFIFGGMENTSVTILTDRCLLDERAAIDNRNSESLVVHELAHQWFGDLLVINHWSHAWVKEGMATYSEVMWTEQEYGPDDAAYYRLGEARSYLSEDKSRYRRPMVTHVYREAIELYDRHIYEKGACVYHMIRAELSDTLFWKAIHTFVQNNAHQTVETIDLLRAIDKATGRNLRPLFDQYVLRGGHPDYKVAYSWDGDSNLAKITITQTQAKDGDTSSTSGLFDLKIPIGFGFLGKGKSAKVEVKPFTVRIHEREQALFFPLDKKPDFISFDIGNHYLKTVELEYPVAELKAQLKHDPDPLSRIEAAIALAKKGNLEAVTALSAALTDEPFWGVRAEVAEQLASVKLDQAVEGLLKGLQDPEARVRRAVVEALGDIKTADSFKALKAIAEKGDLSYYVEAAAIRSLGKVGAADLEGKTKDKKTLKLLDTILKERQGWNETVRSGAIAALSQFKSSEEALDLLLKYTEPGTPQALRLAAIRSLGAISKGQSKPNVERILDRLETIASEPFFLTQVSAVSGLSGIETGRSMGILQNLAEHTPDGRVRRRAQEAVQDVQKAIGKDKAVEKLRQELDDLKKSNQDLKSRLETLEAKAK